A window of Motilibacter rhizosphaerae genomic DNA:
GGGCGCACGACGTGGTGGCCACGCGGCGGGTGCTCGACATGGTGGGCTGCATCCGGGGCACCCAGCAGCCGGCGGTGGTGCGGCGGGGCATGGCGTAGGGCCTGGCATGGCGTAGGGCGGGGCCTGCGCTGCGGACGCGCCGGTCCGTGCGCCCACGGACCCGCCCGTCAGCGGGGCAGTTGATCAGGCTGCCGCACGAACTGGTCGCCGTGCGGACGAGATTCCACCGGTACGGCGCTCATCTCGCGCGGTCGGGCCCGTACTCGATCGGGCAGCCTGATCAACTTCACGGCTGCGCCCGGCGGCGAGCGGCTGCCCGGACCAGCTAGAGGTCCGCTTCGAGCATCTCCTCGACCGCGCGCTCGCGGCTCGGGTCGTGTCCCTCCTCGGCCCAGACCCGCTCGACCGTGTCCAGCGCCTCCTCCGGCGTCGTCGCCCAGTGGCACGCGTGCAGCGCCTCGGGCCGCACGAAGCCCCGCTGCGCCAGGAGCTCCACCTGCTCGCGCAGCGGCGCGTACGTGCCGTCGGGGTCGAGCACGACCACGGGCTTGCTGTGCATGCCGAGGCTGCGCGCCACCCAGATCTCGAAGAGCTCCTCGAGCGTGCCGATCCCGCCGGGCAGCGCCAGGAAGGCGTCGGCGTGCTCGTCCATGAGCGCCTTGCGCTCGCGCATCGTGTCGGTGAGGACGAGCTCGTCGGAGTCGGTGTCCCCCACCTCGAGCTCGTGCAGGGCGCGCGGGATGACGCCGTACGTCCTGGCGCCGCCCGCCCGCGCCGCACGCGCGACGCGCCCCATCATCGAGACGCGCCCGCCGCCCGACACCAGCGAGTGGCCGCGCCGCGCGATCTGCGTGCCGACCTCTGCGGCGAGCTCCTTGTAGGACTCGTCGATCGCCTCGGCCGAGGCGCAGAACACGCAGATCGCCGCCATCTCACGCTCCGTCGTACTTGGTGCCGCGGACAGATGCCATCTGCTCCTCGTGGAGCTGCTCCCCCGCGTCGCGGTCGGCCTCGGCCTGCACGATGATCTGCACGGCCTCAGCGGGGTCGTCGACGAGGGTGATGAGCTTGAGGTCGGCCTCGCGCACCTTGGCGCCCTCGAGCACCGGACCGCGCAGCCAGTCGAGGAGTCCCTGCCAGTACGCCCTTCCGACGAGCACGACCGGGAACTGCGTGACCTTCTGCGTCTGCACCAGGGTCAACGCCTCGAACAGCTCGTCGAAGGTGCCGAAACCGCCTGGCAGCACGATGAAGCCGACGCTGTACTTCACGAACATCGTCTTGCGGGCGAAGAAGTAGCGGAAGTTCACGCCGAGGTCGACCCACTCGTTCATCGACTGCTCGAACGGCAGCTCGATGCCCAGCCCGACGCTCACGCCGCCGGACTCCGAGGCGCCGCGGTTCGCCGCCTCCATCGCGCCGGGACCACCCCCGGTGATGACCGCGTACCCCGCGTCGACGAGCAGCCGGCCGAGCTCCTCGCCCATCGCGTACTCCGGGGAGTCGGCCGGCGTGCGTGCGCTGCCGAAGACGCTGACGGCGCGGCCCAGCTCGGCCAGCGCCCCGAAGCCCTCGACGAACTCGCTCTGGATGCGCAGCACGCGCCAGGGGTCGGTGTGCACCCAGTCGGAGGGGCCGCGGCTGTCGAGCAGGCGCTGGTCCGTGGTGCTGAGCGGCACCTGGTCGCCCCGCAGCCGTACCGGCCCGCGCTGCCGCTCCAGGCGCGGGCGGTGCGAGCTCTCCGGGCGGCGTCCCTCATCAGCCATGCGGGTCAGCCTATTGACCGAAGGCCCCCTGAGGCGGGCGGGCGGCCGCGTTCACGGCGCGGTCGCCCGCCCGCCACCTGCGTGCAACCCGCGCTCGGGCCCCAGGACGTGCATGATCACGGGAGGAAGGGGGGCGAGCGTCAGGGCGTGGTGAGCCAGGCCCGGAGCCGCTCCGCGCAGTCGGTGATCTGCTGCACGGGGACCCGCTCGTCGTCCTTGTGCGCGAGCAGCGGGTCGCCCGGGCCGTAGTTCACCGCGGGCACCCCGAGGGCGCTGAACCGGGCGACGTCGGTCCAGCCGTACTTCGGCTTCGGCTCCCCCCCGACGGCCGCGACGAAGGCCGCAGCGGCAGGCGAGTCCAGCCCTGGCCGCGCGCCGGGCGCGGAATCGGTGACCTCGACGGCGAAGCCCGCGAACACCTCGCGCACGTGCGCCTCCGCCTCCTCGACCGACCAGGCGGGCGCGAAGCGGTAGTTGACGGTGACGACGCACGAGTCGGGGATGACGTTGCCGGCGATGCCGCCGGTGATGGCCACGGCGTTGAGCCCCTCGCGGTAGGCCAGCCCGTCGACCTCGATGGTCCGCGGCTCGTAGCGCTGCAGCCGGGCTAGCACCTCCGCGGCGTCGTGGATCGCGTTGCGGCCCATCCACGCGCGGGCCGAGTGCGCGGTGACCCCCGGGACCGAGATCGTCGCGCGCAGGGTGCCGTTGCAGCCGCCCTCGACCACGCCGTCGCTCGGCTCCATGAGGATCGCGAAGTCGCCCTCGAGCCACTCGGGGTGCGTGCGGGCGATCCGGCCGAGCCCGTTGCGCGCGGCCTCGACCTCCTCGTGGTCGTAGAACACCCAGGTGACGTCGCGGACGGGCTCGGCGACCGTGGCCGCGAGGTGCAGGGCGACCGCGACGCCGCCCTTCATGTCGACGGTGCCCCGGCCGTGCAGGACGCCGTCCTCCAACCGCGTCGGCAGCGAGCCCGCCGCCAACGGCACGGTGTCGAGGTGCCCCGCGACCACCACGCGAGTGCCCCGCCCCAGGGAGGTGCGCGCCACGACCGCGTCACCGTCGCGCTCGACGCGCAGGTGCGGGCAGCCGCGCAAGGCGGTCTCCACGGCGTCGGCGAGCGTGCGCTCGTCCCCGCTGACGGACGGGATGTCGCACACGGCGGCCGTCAGTGCCACCGCGTCGGAGGTCAGGTCCAGGAGGGCCACGCGGGTACCGTATCCGGGTGTCCGACACGACCTCCTCGACCGCTCCCAGCACCCCGACGCACGCGCACGGGACCGGCCTCGCGACCGTGAC
This region includes:
- a CDS encoding LOG family protein; the protein is MAAICVFCASAEAIDESYKELAAEVGTQIARRGHSLVSGGGRVSMMGRVARAARAGGARTYGVIPRALHELEVGDTDSDELVLTDTMRERKALMDEHADAFLALPGGIGTLEELFEIWVARSLGMHSKPVVVLDPDGTYAPLREQVELLAQRGFVRPEALHACHWATTPEEALDTVERVWAEEGHDPSRERAVEEMLEADL
- the dapE gene encoding succinyl-diaminopimelate desuccinylase, coding for MALLDLTSDAVALTAAVCDIPSVSGDERTLADAVETALRGCPHLRVERDGDAVVARTSLGRGTRVVVAGHLDTVPLAAGSLPTRLEDGVLHGRGTVDMKGGVAVALHLAATVAEPVRDVTWVFYDHEEVEAARNGLGRIARTHPEWLEGDFAILMEPSDGVVEGGCNGTLRATISVPGVTAHSARAWMGRNAIHDAAEVLARLQRYEPRTIEVDGLAYREGLNAVAITGGIAGNVIPDSCVVTVNYRFAPAWSVEEAEAHVREVFAGFAVEVTDSAPGARPGLDSPAAAAFVAAVGGEPKPKYGWTDVARFSALGVPAVNYGPGDPLLAHKDDERVPVQQITDCAERLRAWLTTP
- a CDS encoding LOG family protein; the encoded protein is MADEGRRPESSHRPRLERQRGPVRLRGDQVPLSTTDQRLLDSRGPSDWVHTDPWRVLRIQSEFVEGFGALAELGRAVSVFGSARTPADSPEYAMGEELGRLLVDAGYAVITGGGPGAMEAANRGASESGGVSVGLGIELPFEQSMNEWVDLGVNFRYFFARKTMFVKYSVGFIVLPGGFGTFDELFEALTLVQTQKVTQFPVVLVGRAYWQGLLDWLRGPVLEGAKVREADLKLITLVDDPAEAVQIIVQAEADRDAGEQLHEEQMASVRGTKYDGA